The window ATCATCAGCAGCGGCGGAGAGGCCGGGAGCCCGCAGCTCACCGGCGTGCTCCTTTGGCTGTGGGTGCTCAGCCTCGTCAAGCTCATCCACCGGCTCGTCGCCGCGGAGCTCGCCAAGAACTCGTTCGCCGTCGGCCTCAACGCTTACCTCATCTCCGACTACATGAAGCAACTCCATTGCCGAGAGCAAGATCATCCAGGAGAAGACAGCACGCAAGACGGCGTGCCGCCTTACCTGGTGATGGGCGAGGAGAAGCTGCACATCGAGGCCAGGCCGCATGGGTACCAAATTGGCAGGACGTCTCAGGCGCCGTCGTTGTCCGCCGATGCCGGGCACGTGGTCACCATGGACCGGATATGGCGGCTTTATTCCGCCGGAGACTCGCTCCTCGCGGCTTATCCGCACACCAAGGATCTCTGCCTGTCCTTCTCCCTGTTCAAGCTGCAGCTCCGGAGGTTCCTCGGGTGCCCCCTCGCGGAGGTGGGCTCTCGCCGAGCTCTCGCATTCGTCCACGATGGCCTCCTCGCCGGGAGCCCGGAGAGAGCATTCGGGGTGATCGAGACCGAGCTGGCCTTCCTCGCCGACTTCCTCTACTCCAAGCTCACCTCCTTCTACGCGAGCGGGTGGTGGTTCCCGGTGCTCAACTCCATCCTCGTCCTCGCCACGTGGGTCAGCTGCCTCGCGGCCGGCGGCGCCATCGTGCACGACATGACCAACCAAGGCACGGCGCTCGCCGTGGACTACGGCGTGCTCCGGGACTACCTGCAACGCCACGACACCGTGTTTCACGCCATCGTCGGCCTCGACGTGCTCGTCACCGTATCCTTCAtcgtcgccatcgtcttcaccgAAGGGTGGGAGATCGCCAACTACGTCCGCTCCGACTGGATCAAGGTGGCCACCATCTGCGAGTACGCGCGCCGCCCGTCCTGGCGCAGGTCGCGGTGGACGCGCGGCAAGCTCGGCCGCGTCCTCCGGTTCACGGCCGTCCAGCGCTGGGACGACCGGTTCGGTCAGACGTCCGTCCTGCAGACCCGGGTGTGCTACTGCGGATGCGTTTCCCGGCAGGTCGACCGGATCTCCAAGACGTCAGTCCCCGTGCCGCCGTCGGTCAAGGCAGCCATCGTGACGACGCTGAGGACAAACCACGGAGCACTCGGGAACGGCGTGCTGTCGTTGCAACGGAGCGGCGTCGTCGATAAGTTTACCTGGGCTTGCCGCGTCGGTGACGGCGGCAGTGGCGAGAGAAGCATCTCCGAGCAGATCCTCGTGTGGCATGTCGCCACGAGTTTGCTCGAGATCAAGCGCTCGGAGGCAGCGGCTCATGGCAGCGACAACGACGTCGAGGATGGCGGAGACTGCGACGACACGGTGGTCGTGGCCACGCACCTGTCACGGTACTGCGCCTACCTCGTGGCGCTGAAGCCACAGCTCCTGCCGGACCACCCGGCGTGGACGGAGGAGCTCTACGAGGGCGTCGCGGAGGAGGTGGCGAGGGTCCTCGCGCGCTGCGCCGGGCCGTTGGTGCGGTACGAGCGAGCGGCGACGTGCCTCGGCGGGAGTATGAACGAGACGCTGAGGAAGGCTTCGAAGCTCGCCCGGCAACTGGCCGAGGAggtcggcgacgaggaggcggtctGGAGAATCCTGGCCGAGTTCTGGGCGGAGCTCATCGTCTTCCTTGCGCCATCGGAGAACGTGACGGCGCATGCCAAGTCGCTCCGCCGTGGTGGTGAGTTCATCACCGTGCTTTGGGCGTTGCTCGGGCATGCGGGCATTGTTTGCCGTCCCGAGAGTGACGTCGAACACTCGCGCTAGCTGATCATGACATCATTTGTACTATTTCTTTTTATTTGTTTGGGCGTGTATATACGAATATCAACTATTATTAACCTGCTATGAATATTGTATGCAACTCATCACGGACACACACCCACTTATACTCCGTTCATCCTGAGGCTAGCCTGCGACTGCGACACGAGCTCCCGCGGTATATCAGCGCCGCGTAGAATGCCCCACCCATTTTTTTCGGAAATgttaacacccacacgtgtgggcgttggcCACCTCAACCACACGCATCCATCGCCGTCCAGCAGTATATGCACGAATCTTAGCATGATCTGAACgattttctgtgccacgtaggaTAAGGCGCGTGTGTGATGTGTGACATAGGTCGCCCACACGCCGGTTGCCCCTCCGCGGTCAGCGGTTGTCACCCGagggcgtgcggtggaactgctcTACGTCCGCACGCCACGCGCCGACCGtggttgacgtcaaacacgtcgcCCACTTCGCCCCCCTCCACCTCACGGTTCCATTTACCCCTCCCTACAGTTACTCGCTCAACCCAGTTCGCATTTCAGTCGATTggaggagaagacgaggggagaaggcgacggcggaggcggaagagtcgacggcattcgcggccgtcggtggtgctcgccggaCCGGAGCGGTTTCGCCGGACCGCCTACAGATTGAAGGTAATGCTCCCTCCAACTCTCAACATCCCGTGCCTGCATTTTCTCCCCAACTCTTCGTGTTCGATACTTCGCTCGAGATTCATAGAGATTCAGGCGGGTTCGCGATGCGCCGGCGTTCCTGCCGACGGCGGAGTCCTGCGGTTGCCATTTTTCGTCGCACTGGGCAGTTTAGTTGCCGCTGCGGTGGCGCTCACGCCGGTGTGTTTCGGCCTGTCCGGAGCCACATACTGGTTGTGCTTGGGATCGGGCTGTCGTTTTTCTGTCTGGTAGTTACGCATTGCTTCGAATTGCTATTGGCGATCAGTTCGGGGGAAATTTTGGCGATGAATTTCAAGTCATGATAGTTGtcattgaaccctagatctaggtagTTGTTTTTCAAAGTGCAGTATGAAGGCAAACATGGTAGTTTGAGTATTTGTCATGACTGTATGGCAACTAATTTACTGGTtgaatgtgatagttgccacaaatatgcttttccatgtggcaactaatttactgattgactgtgatagttgccataAACATGCTTTTCCATGTGACAACTAATTTCATGattgactgtgatagttgccacaaacatgcttttccatgtggcaactaatttttcTGATTGagtgtgatagttgccacaaacatgcTTTTACATGTGGCAACTTTTTTTTCTGattgactgtgatagttgccacactgtATGCACGACAAAGTGTAGTAAATAGATAGTCATTGCATTTTCAGCAACCATTTGCACTTGATGGCAACTAATCTCCACATCAACTGTGTCAGTTGCCACATATATATTTTCCATGTATCAACTATTTATGTGAACACACTGTGGCTATTGCCATGTTGTATTCAGGACAATGTGGCAAATTCGCTGTACTACATACCCAAATTTTTGTGCTTTGCCACGCTGATTCGTGGCATGACAGGACAATGTGGCTTGGCAAAGTATAGTAACTATGTGTACTGGATGGCAACTAATTTGCACATCAACTGTGTCAGATGCCATATATATGCTTTTCCATGTGACAAGTTTTTTGTCTGAACACAGCATGTCTGTTGCCATGTTATAGGCAGTATAATGTGGCAATTTCATTGTACGGCAGACCCAGTTTCGTGTTTTTGCCATGCTGACCTTTGATATCTGAACATTTTTTTGTCAGTACTATGATATGACAACTCATTTTTGATATGAGGTCAGTTTGTGCGTTGTAATTTCAGTTTGTTCAGTACATGTTCTTCATCGCTTTTTTGAATTCTTTGTTCCATTTTTAAGATGGCAATTTCAAGCTATCACATTTTTGGCATTCAAGACATGGCAAGTCATTTTTGTATGAGGACAAGGTGTGAGCTGCCACATCTTATGTTTGTGCAGTGGGAGATTTGTGGCTTTCTTTCGTAATATATTGTGCTAATGTGGCAACTTCAACATTTTTGTTTTTAAGTGCATTACGATCTGTTTCATTTTTTCAAATGAAACCAACGTGCTTAATTGCCACATTTATGTTTTCGACAATCATAGGGGGGGGTGCGTGTGTGTTCATGTGATATTTGCATTCACTAGTTGCCATTTTCAATTGAGCCCATGCGGCAAGTACATTATGTTATGTGGCAACTGCTTACTTCCTACATTTTCATTTCCACCCTGACAATTTGGTCTGTTCttacctcagcagaatggctcccggtgatcatcaaaatgagaatgatgatttcatggatccaccacagcaTAATTGGGCAACTGGACGGAGAAAAGACGGCGACGAGGTAACTGTCCACACACCCTCCTCCTCCTGCACATGTTATTGGTTGCCACCTCGATGTTGCAGTCGTCTGTTATGAACTACAACTCCATGACAGTGAAAACATGGCAACAAATGATCATTTATCcgtttttgcagaagaagaaacatACTCGCAACAGGGCCTCTCAGGAACGATTGACTTCATTGACTGACAGATTTACCGACGATCAGAAGGGAGCTGCTGCTGGGATGGGCATGCAGGCTTTGATGGATGTCCGTTGCACGAATCTAGTCAACCCTATATGCAACTGGCTTGGTGAGATCTACGACCCTGCCTCGAGGGAATTTGCGATTCTGGGACGTGGAAGACTACCGTTGGAtgaggaatccgtgttctgcactcTGGGTGTGCCACATGGAGAGATCAAAGTCCCGTATGAGGTCAATAATAAGATCGAGGAAATGTTGTTCCCCTGTTTGTTTCCTGGGTtggaatccatgccgaacacgattttcctggcagattcgctgcaggccatgacaacccatggcgaggtttttaagatgaaactactcatgtacctcatctcagctgtttttgcgccgaccacttctcttcgcccaagcaacaaatgcttccccatccgGGTGAATGATCTATCTTTACTCCATTATTTTCCTTCAATCTTTTGGCTCCGTTGTCATGTGCAAGCTAGTCACTGGACAGTTTTTTGATGTTTTTCTGCATTTGATTTCTAATGCGGCAACTCGTTGTCTTAAAAATTGTGCGGTGCAGGCGAAATTGAaagatgtgaagaacatgaattggtgcaagtttattgccgacttcttgcatgatgcattctcaagcaagatgtaccagaagggttgtcgacttcatttagggggtgtttggttcagaagtcctaggactttttctagtcccagggactaatcaaaaaagactctccagtagagtctttttctagtccccatagaaaaagtccctcccgtttggttcccagggactttttctagtctttgggactaaaaagtccctgaaccaaacacccccttaatGGTATTTTTTTACCAGTCCTTTCTGTCAACACTCTTTTATCACCTTTATTCAtgcatggcaactgccatcatgacaatatggcaactgcctTCATGAATATATGGCAACTGACATCATGAATATATGGCAAGTGCCatcatgacaatatggcaactgccatcatactatgatggcaactgccatcatgacaatatggcaactgccatcatactaTGATGGCAACTAGCATATACATATGGCAACTAGCACAGATAGATGGCAATTTCTTGTTTTCTCTTTTTCATGCACCTCAACTTGCTGATTGTATGACCATACATTAGCCTGCTTTTTTTGCAAAATAccatgatggcaactgatatttctttctttttaaaattgttttacatcagctcatgtacgtcgacTGTCTAGATCTGTCCACTGTGGATTTCACTGGGGcaggaggcccgccgcctacgcacaagtttgctgtttctacATGGACGTACGacgctgtcaaggctgtgcttgcagcagacagggtaactgataccaaatatggaaaactgcaggttagttctTGTTTCTTTCTCTACATGGCATTCTTACATTTTTTTGCGGCATAACATATGAAAAAATTGTCATGTGGCAACTATTTTGTGGTTAACAAGAGATGACTACCTTTGTTAGCCATGGCGGTCTGCGCATGGCTTACATGTCTCACTCCACATGGCAACTCTGTCATCCGTACTGAAACTTATATTCtcatcttttttttgtttttgcaatACATGAACTGTTAGTCAGTGTTAATCATTCTCTCTCACACATCCTAGCTATTTTTTTGGTTATttccagctgatggccaagcatgctatagactacaacgtgtttggggggcctcaaaattttggaaagtggatggacgtgcactcagctccgtcttgccctacTGAGGTAATCAAAGATATATACATATGGCTGCCTTGGATTCCGTTATTTTTTGATCTCATGCAAGTGACTGTAATATGGTtggttattgatgcttctttgttTCGTTCACAGGagagggcacctgttgagcatctaattgggcagtttgcattcggaatgaccggcttgctcgggaagttAGTTGAGGGTTGGACGTCCCTTAACGGCTCTGACAGCAACGCGGTCGCGAGACAGTTCACTACATTTGTCCCAGAACGGTCACATCGGCCAACTGGTTGCCGTGGCCGGTGTAGGACCTTgaggtatgtctagagggggggtgattagactaattgaccaattaaaaacttaaccttttcccaattttagagtttggcagattttagctatctttggacaagtcaagcaatcatcatacaattcaagcaagcatgcgaagagtatataggcagcgaaaattaaagcatgcaacttgcgagaaagtaaagggaagggtttggaggattcaaacgcaattggagacacggatttttttggcgtggttccgataggtggtgctatcgtacatccacgttgatggagacttcaacccacgaagggtaacggctgcgcgagtccacggagggctccacccaagaagggtccacgaagaagcaaccttgtctatcccaccatggccgtcgcccatgaaggacttgcctcactagcggtagatcttcacgaagtaggcgatctccttgcccttacaaactccttggttcaactccacaatcttgtcggaggctcccaagtgacacctagccactctaggagacaccaccctccaagaagtaacaaatggtacgttgatgatgaactccttgctcttgtgcttcaaatgatagtctccccaacactcaactctctctcataggatttggatctggtggaaagaagatttgagaggaaagcaacttggggaaggctagagatcaagattcatacgataggaatggaatatcttggcctcaacacatgagtaggtggttctctctcagaactggtaagttggaagtgtaggtatgttctgatggctctctccgcgaatgaagaggaggtggaggggtatatatagcctccacacaaaatctaacggttacacacaatttaccaatctcggtgggaccgaatcaaaaaactcggtcggaccgatttaataaacctagtgaccgttaggattttcggtgggactgacatgcaactcggtaggaccaatatggttagggttagggcataacgtaatc is drawn from Triticum dicoccoides isolate Atlit2015 ecotype Zavitan chromosome 6B, WEW_v2.0, whole genome shotgun sequence and contains these coding sequences:
- the LOC119322715 gene encoding uncharacterized protein LOC119322715, which encodes MGTSLLNLLLMEVAAIVSIILLSLLVVLSSYRRRAGHPALRLFVWAASTLFLPLVSYAVSAAAKWDAARVPLLLAWTVFLQILRNTIDTARCSSLTIDSNASGGSKFRPSVEQLARMGWVAFLIISSGGEAGSPQLTGVLLWLWVLSLVKLIHRLVAAELAKNSFAVGLNAYLISDYMKQLHCREQDHPGEDSTQDGVPPYLVMGEEKLHIEARPHGYQIGRTSQAPSLSADAGHVVTMDRIWRLYSAGDSLLAAYPHTKDLCLSFSLFKLQLRRFLGCPLAEVGSRRALAFVHDGLLAGSPERAFGVIETELAFLADFLYSKLTSFYASGWWFPVLNSILVLATWVSCLAAGGAIVHDMTNQGTALAVDYGVLRDYLQRHDTVFHAIVGLDVLVTVSFIVAIVFTEGWEIANYVRSDWIKVATICEYARRPSWRRSRWTRGKLGRVLRFTAVQRWDDRFGQTSVLQTRVCYCGCVSRQVDRISKTSVPVPPSVKAAIVTTLRTNHGALGNGVLSLQRSGVVDKFTWACRVGDGGSGERSISEQILVWHVATSLLEIKRSEAAAHGSDNDVEDGGDCDDTVVVATHLSRYCAYLVALKPQLLPDHPAWTEELYEGVAEEVARVLARCAGPLVRYERAATCLGGSMNETLRKASKLARQLAEEVGDEEAVWRILAEFWAELIVFLAPSENVTAHAKSLRRGGEFITVLWALLGHAGIVCRPESDVEHSR